In the genome of Streptomyces globosus, one region contains:
- a CDS encoding Lrp/AsnC family transcriptional regulator — MAVDELDTRILRLLIEQPRTSIREYARILGVARGTLQARLDRLERTGVITGTGPVLSPAALGHPVLAFVHVEVTQGHLDEVGEALAAVPEIIEAFSITGGGDLLTRVAARDNEHLEDVIQRLIRLPGVVRTRTEVALRERVPHRLLPLVEAVGRAARKP; from the coding sequence ATGGCGGTGGACGAACTCGACACCCGCATCCTGCGGCTCCTGATCGAGCAGCCGCGTACCAGCATCCGCGAGTACGCCCGGATCCTCGGGGTGGCGCGCGGCACGCTCCAGGCCCGGCTGGACCGTTTGGAGCGCACCGGGGTGATCACGGGGACGGGGCCGGTGCTGTCGCCGGCCGCGCTCGGGCATCCGGTACTGGCGTTCGTGCACGTCGAGGTCACCCAGGGGCACCTGGACGAGGTCGGCGAGGCGCTCGCCGCCGTCCCCGAGATCATCGAGGCGTTCTCCATCACCGGCGGCGGGGACCTGCTCACGCGGGTCGCGGCCCGCGACAACGAGCACCTGGAGGACGTCATCCAGCGGCTGATCCGCCTCCCGGGCGTGGTCCGCACCCGCACGGAGGTGGCGCTGCGCGAGCGGGTCCCGCACCGGCTGCTGCCGCTGGTGGAGGCGGTCGGACGGGCCGCCCGGAAACCCTGA